The sequence below is a genomic window from Haematobia irritans isolate KBUSLIRL chromosome 3, ASM5000362v1, whole genome shotgun sequence.
TACTCCTTTGATATTAGACACGTTTGTCTGTCTCATCCgatttctatttttgttttaatttatttgctaataattaaaaaaaaaaaacttattttataaatttataaataatttatatatattatcacTTAATTACTATATGTACAATTTATGagtaatatttaacaactaaCAATTGAATGATTCCTTCTGGGGGAGGGGCTCTGTATATCCGTCCTAGAATCCTTCTTTAGCGGCCCGGAACTGATAGCGATTATTTTCACCCGCTAAACAAGGCACTTGCACCAAATTGAAATAAATGGAACCCATAAGTTGAGAGGCTGATGTATTGGTCTTCTTCAGACAGGAGAACAACATATCGTCACATATGCAATGGGATCTGTAAGAAAGGCAaacaatttatattaatttggtagaatttttaaaattctagtaaactcattttctaaattcaaaTAGGCATAcaatttagtttgtttttttttattttgttaaaatactcAGTATGTATAATGCTCctgtttttttcatttgtggttTCGTTTGCCGCGATTTGTTTACAAATTTGATACTAATTTAGTTTGAGGTTTTTGTGTGCCtaaatgttttatttgaaataaataccgatactaataccatgtccgTTTTGTTGGCCCCTTTCCAATGACTAAGACTTTGAACTAATTCTTGGATAAATATATAGCGATGCACAGTGGGGGATTTTGCCAACAAATGtactaatttttttgttgtgaaaTGACGCAGGTGTCGCTTTCTGCCAGGAGGCAAATATAATTTATGATTGAGAATTATTACGTTCATAACTAGAACGAATGTCTAGAAAaacttttcatgttagcctgataccgaaacaaatgcaaatgcatgattttaatttacaattaattattagtcTAGCTTTATGGATAaagaagattaaggaacttcatcaacattgaaaagaaaaatattattaacaaTTCAATTCAATGAAACCTTgtacaatatgttcacataggactaatatccaccatttcaatagccgctgcactgaatttgcattacttcttaaggtgtgaatacgaattcagtgttttggattttaattgaacaattttttgaaattttgtcaaataaataatttttaatgcattataacgcttgcctGAAACTTAttagattgaatttagcattgttttcgaaaaattttaaatatttttttttaataattcttacttattaacctatttgaaacaaaatatattacacattaaaaatatgaaaaaagcgaattaaaaaagaaaaattaaatgaaaataacttcattcgttttgttattgttgttttattcttcaatcattattgttgtttttcgatttcagcttaaaaccatgcattgactaaactacaagtgtagcttaaccaacagaggaaaagaatgtttgtcaaatttatttgggcaatgccctatagactgcaaaatggttggatagacgcacatttcggaattaccacattcctcatcagcatcatctacttgcagcaaaactatccaccaattatcagaataaattcaggtagttcactaaacccaaagtgaaccacacttgaaccttccgaaaaaaggtttacgatagccggcttatgccgaaataaattcgtacaaacatatctcttttcctttgccactgtcaaatcatcgatttgagtgcagttggctgggtttattttgagcattcttcctcttacttcattcgttttgttttgttattgttggtttattcttcaatcattattgttttttttttttttttttttttttgatttcagcttaaaataacttcctttgTAATTCAAATAGAGAACATCTCTGGAAGGACTTTTTTGTACTACTTTAAATGTTGTGCTTTTAGaatatcttccaatttttttttttttgattgggaATTGTGAAGTAACTTCTTAAATTTAGATTATCCCTCACAAACCTAACAATCGTTTATAAAACCATTCcttgaaatttagtataaagAAGATTAACGTCATTTTTctgcaatagaaatttttctatgcatacttttaggcggaacAATTGTCTGCTGAGAACACTACGACACAAATTTAGTTTTCGACGAGACAAAGATCATATCGGCAATCTTAACGGCatttgtaatcaaaatgtaaAATATGTATAGTATAcataaacttaaataaaaagtggcacagtacaacaaaaaggtggcacaaatatGTGATACTTCCCACatatttgtgccacctttttattGTAAGGTCCCATCttttaattaagtttatttatttaatttagtggcacaaaagttgaaaaaagtagcaaatttgccactaaaaaGCCACAACGGTGATATTGACATcgactattcactccattgtgatgAAAAAGCAAGAGCATTGGTGTGGGATTCTCTTCTATAAAGGACCCCTTGAAAATAAGGAATGTTTATAATACAAACCAACGAATAGGTAGCCTGTACTCGTGGACCCATCGGCTTAGCTACAAAGAACCTGCTGAAAGGGAATTTACTTTTGCAGTTTGTGatttatagatattttcaaaaaatggattaatattttttctcctAAGACGGACATAGAATCGGATTAAGTGTAGTtttcacacgcaaaaaaataattatttcctcccaaacgaaattttagacaaacaaagttcgtttgccatttgctttttgctttaaGGGAGTTTATTTGgacgaaaagtatatactttttgtgataaacgtttattcttttccaggatgtaaaaacaattttacaaagaccaacctaaaaaaaaaacaattttttctgactaatttcattttccctcacatctttctcacttccacgaggttttttagttcttatcacctttttctgtaatacaaacaatgtagaagaaattattcgattttataaattttacctttcgcctgaacggagaatcgaaccatgGACCAAGCAatttgggctacgtagctgttattgtcaccaatggacaattatccatataagttatatttatatagcatagcttgcgacgCCCACGACCCGattcaaaaaaaactttatttaacagaaacatacatttagttggccaccgtggagcagtggttgctacgtccgccttgcataccaagggtcctgggttcgagccctgcttcgaccgaacaccaaaaagttttcttttacatatattccagatatgttcggaagattccgaaaagttgttcaacattacatactactatattaaacttatattatgaaactgtaaaatgtgtcttaacaggttggctgataagtccccggtctgacacatagatggcgtcgctagtattaaatgcatattatttttatatagtaccaaacttcaaatgattcgtgtcaaaatttgacatctgtaagtcaattagtttgtgagatagagcgtcttttgtgaagcaacttttgttattgtgaaaaaaatggaaaaaaggaatttcgtgttttcataaaatactgttttctgaagggaaaaaatacgttggaagcaaaaacttggctttttaataagtttccggactctgccccagggaaatcaacaataattgattggaatgcaaaattcaagcagtggacgcccgtaggaggtggttaccgacgaaaacatcaaaaaaatccacaaaatgattttgaatgaccgtaaaatgaagttgatcgagatgacagaggccttaaagatatcaaaggaacgtgttggtcatatcattcatcaatatttggatatgcggaagctctgtgcaaattgGGTGCCGcgagagctcacatttgaccaaaaacaacgtgttgatgattctgagcggtgtttgcagctgttaactcataatacacccgagtttttccgtcgatatgtgacaatggatgaaacatggctccatcactacactcctgagtccaatcgacagtcgggtgagtggacagtgaccggtgaaccgtctccgaagcgtggaaagattcaaaagaccgctggcaaagtaatggcctctgttttttgggatgcgcatggaataatttatatcgattatcttgagaagggaaaaaccatcaacagtgactattatagggagttattggagcgtttgaaggtcgaaatcgcggcaaaacggccccacatgaagaagaaaaagtgttgttccaccaagacaacgcaccgtgccacaagtcattgagaacgatggcaaacattcatgaattgggcttcgaattgcttccccacccaccgtattctccagatctggcccccagcgactttttcttgttctcagacctcaaaagggaacaaatttggctgcaatgaagaggtgatcgcgaaactgaggcctattttgaggcaaaaccgaaggagtactaccaaaatggtatcaaaaaattggaaggtcgttataatcgttgtatcgctcttgatggggaatcgttgtatcgctctgaaGGGGAAGAGAaggaaaaaacgaattttgacaaaaaaaatatgttttctttgttagaccggggacttatcagccaacctgttattaaagacttaaagtcagaaaagaacagtgcttgatattaacgaaatggactgtgttgttggttcaaaaatatttttttattggaaaaataaaaattttgtaacaaacgaattttttttggtgataaaagtttacaattttcgaataaattcaaaaaactctaacaaaagaaaaacgttttcggtacacattttccaaacgttttgttttctttgcgtgcatataCGCAGGAAAAAATccttagttaaactaacgctaaatgtaacttattttatttttttagttaaattttattattatttttttccacaGGTTAATGAAATCCTActtttttctcaaacattttatgtttgttttatgtttgggtataaagttcaatgaccgtaagttcaatatgaactatagCAGAAGACAATTTTCGtttgataataataaaaatgaactacagttaaaatggtcatgatttggcgccaatgattttcttctttactttgggttacacttttttctatgagaggatgtaatttcgtgaacagcagttaaaaagtacacgggaacattacattttcctGGGATTCACTTTCTCTCTCAGTGTAAATTCTCGTTTCATACTTACTTTGTATACAGTGACTCATTGTTAAGCTCATATTTCTTTTGGAGAGCTCGTATTTTTACTGGACACAAATCATGTTGGCGACAGCACCGATCCATTTGAGTTTCAGTACCTAAATCGGAATAAGTTTCAGCTATATCACCGGTACCACACCATTTCGTACctaataaaaaacaactttcaaAATTATTCCGAgcgtattaaaattaaatcaattctCAACATACCTGGTATGATGCCACTCAATATGGAGAGAGGACTTCTGGGGAAAATATTAGTGGCCAGATTTAGGCCAATGCTATTATCTGTTGTAGACGTATCCGCCGATTTACCTTCATTTCGAGCGGAATAGGTAAGTTTATCCACACGTTCACATTGTCGCATTAGCTTTAACATTTcttcgaatttaatttctaaaggtcTGTTGTATTTGGAAAGGCttttgagtaaaattttacCTTCCTGTTCGTTGCTGAAATCAAAAGGAAAGgggaaaaattcaattaaatcaatGCCATAAATTATGGTTACGACATTTTGACATTCCATTTCGTCATCCCATTTGTGGACATCAATGAAACTTCAAATGTTAATGGCAATTTGCCATCAGTTATTTACTTGAAATGCATAATTGATGCATTGGTGTTTAGTTAACGAATAATTAATAACATGAGAAAAAACACTAATTATCAATTATTCAATAAGTAAACTATGTACAGCAAACAATTTACAATTGTTTATTAATTGTTAAGACACTAAGTTATCTTAAAATACTAATTTGTAAGAAAATAGAACGGGAAATGTTTCATCGCCTTAATTTTTACTTTATGTAATTAATGTGAGTACCAATTTTCAGTTTATCCACTTAAGTACCTAAATCTTTAAAGGCAGAATAAAATACAACAGTATTGGCCAATATAACTTGAAAAAAGTAATAATCCAAAGTAACAAAAGTTGTAGTGAACACAACCATCAGCCCAGGCTGTTTTTTTGTCCTCATATATCGGGGACACATTCCAGATGTAAATGTGTTAACTTTTATTAGTATTCCGAATTCAActcatttttgtgtgtataagatGTTTATCAACAGTCGTGATTTTATTCTACATTGACAAGACAGACACCGGCCGTACGCCCTTCGATACTTTAtctaaatacataaaaaacttttttagttaccAATTCTCATGGTAATAGTCTTACGATTAAATAATCGTAAGACTACATTTCATAGTGGACTGGACTACATCGCCAATACTACATTCAAGGTTTATGGATGGTTGGcggtcataagcgtaggaaggcctctggggagggggattagaccccccccagaaaaattttagcccccccccccagaatttgaaaactatttacgattttacacttttataaaaattaaacaagtatatactcgtactacgcacaaagttccactaaagactttcatacacaatcgaattacttgggttgtggtagaagtctgatatttatgaaataaagctgtggttgaacttatgatttagttgaataaataattgatattaaaactattctttcataaattaatatcttaataatgctgcaaaaaggcgtcgccaaaaaagaagtgaaaatcttCCTTTTGGgtttggaagtggtacaaaattggcggagaagcgatgaatgtaatatgaacttcccagcaaaaaaagcgtcgccaaaaaagtaatgaaaatgttctttttggatccggaagtggtgcaaaattgacgcagaagcgatgaatttaacatgggcttgtcataggacggaagtcctcgatttcaacagacgttgcactgaatttgcagcacttctttaggagtgatccgaattcaatgttttggatgtaaattaaaaaattctgtgatattttgtcaaataaataatttttataatttttaatggattctaacgcttggcggaaacgtttgacctcaaatattttcaaaagttcaaaattttttcagattgggttaaacattttttcgacaaaatttaaatgatttgttccattttaggaatttttattctgtttttaacctatttgaaacaaaaaagaaataaaattatccattaaaagtatgaaaaaaaaaagttttaaaaaattgaatttaaagaacttcctgggtagttaaaataaagaacatcattgagagtgcatcttctggaagtgattttaaagttgtgcctttggaagaacttccaaatttttttgctgggttgtcatagaacgaatgcccaccgtttcaacagccgttgcaatgaatttgcatcacttgttaaggtgtgatccgaattaagtgttttgtatgtgaattaaaaaattttgtgatattttcccaaataaataatttttatatatttttttttgtgatttgaatgcattctgacgcttgtttgaaacgttttccctcgaatattttcaaatattatcgatttttctataatggatttagtatttttgtggccaaatttgaataatttgtaccattttatttattcttactctttttttaaactatttgaaaaaagaaaacaaaaaattacacattaaaatataaaaaaatgaagtaaaaaactgcctgtgtagttaaaatagttaacttcattgtgaggacatttttggaagtgcttttaaagttgtgcctttagaacaattcccaattttttgctgggaaaagtgtgaaactaccctacgggaaatggatcaaccacagaactggtacaggactagtccctggtgtgtatggaccagtcccagtcctgatcaaaacgtatggaagggaccatccactttaacatgggtttgtcattgacggtgtAAACTTacatcttggactcatcccaaaggacacgtcctgggacaatttagcaggagtaacccataaacaggtcctcaggaaccagtctcggacaaactcttagaaatctctttcaatttggactcctaatcgaacccgaaatgaaaaaaaacttttgaaatatgtcgaacaaaaggttattctgataattttatttcactaaatgtgagaaTTGCAACTAACTAGAGCACagataccagttctgtgataggtccgtcagtggcaatttgcaccaatttcccgtagggtacatttagttgctttattataaattgattgtcgagttattttgatgtctatttttgtattcaattttatgaaataaaacattagttgaacctataagttcagactataaagttttagctaggggggctatagcccccaccccccacctaggaaaattgtctagctacgctaatgttgGCGGTtgacttaatatttttttaaaccaaaCGACTTGGttgatacactcatagaaaaatgtctgctaaaaacagcaagtTTTATGTTCATGATATAGCAAAaacaataagacacattttttggCTTTTAAAATAATAGCCAAAATTCTTTTAAGAACCAAAAATAGGTTTTTGTATATTCCTGCCCTCTAATGCCCTTCAAAGCTTCTAAATgcgaataaagggtgatacggtcaaaatttggtcaagggaaaacgcgtgtaaatcggtgaaatcgtttatttaaaaaatcaaattaaatttctttttcaagttcaattagcataaaattcaggaaaaatattcagttaggctttcgcttttccaaatccgaattgccgggcctcacgattgacacctgccatcagattttgtacagccaccttgtccatcttcttcgccgcagaaagccagtttgccttgaactgctgctcgtccttagcagtttttttggtcttctttaggttccgcttgacaatagcccagtatttctcaattgggcggagctctggcgtgttgggagggttcttgtccttgggaatcaCCTACACGTTGTTggaggcgtaccactccatggcctttttaccgtaatggcaagatgccatatccggccaaaacagtgcggaacaaccgtgtttcttcaggaaaggcagtagacgtttattcaaacactcgttcacgtaaatttcttggttgacagtcccggaagctatgaaagtgctgcttttcaagccacaggtacatatggcttgccaaaccagatatttctttgcgaactttgacagttttatgtgcttgaaaatatctgctacctttccccttccttttgccgtataaaactcctgtcccggaagctgcttgtagtcggctttgacgtaggtttcgtcgtccattaccacgcagtcaaacttcgtcagcatcgtcgtgtacagcctccgggatcgcgctttggccgtcgtattttgttgtagacgatacacccagtttatttgcggcatctcggagagagaggttagggtttcgcttgaaactaccggcaactctctttgtcgtctcagcggcttccggttttcgatttccccccgatccagacttcctggctgtcgacaaacgttccccaaacactttaattatatttgtaacggttgatttggcaacttttagcgattttgtcagctttgcgtgcgagtatctcggattttcgcgatgcgcgagcaaaattttgatacgctgctcttcttgcttggacggcattttgacaactgaagagtgaattccaaaatcaaaataggagcaacattctacacacacaccttcaaaatgaggggtgttcaggttttttaaatgcaaaattgaaagaaatacgtcaagtttatattgacccaattttgaccgtatcaccctttagtccaATTTTTCCCACAgtaattttcacaatttcaacaatttgaaaaCGTTTTGCATTCAAACGTTTTCCTATGCAGGAAAATTATGCACATTGTTTTTGAgtacaaatttcaaaatattattattataaaaaaaaatctacattacTTCAATATGACGTTTTCATACCTTAGGATATTGAAAATAGAAAgtatttttgtccatttttacgttttttacattttatgcaGGTCTAGAAGTTTTCGACGTTTTGACAGTGGAAACCCCAAAATATTGTTACTTGGACCATCTCTGATgtgagctatccagaacatctcatgagAGTAAATCCCACCAATATTGCCAGATTGCATTTTAATAATGTGACGTCGtttaacatgaaattaaaaatataaagtgtCACAAATAATCACACTAGCAAATATTTGTTactatttaaccctctaatgccacaattttttttttgtcaactgATAATACATTCAATGTTAACAACATAAAAGCaagaaaacgaaacaagaaaaatttatgggTAAAATCCAGTGTATGCTGCAAAATCTTTTGTAGACATTTAACtaagttttgattttatttatgaaaagttttcatcttttttcatcgtgtaaaataaaaaatgtaaaattctaaattaaattggattacacataagccaatttttaaaatcaaaagCGCCTTTAAAATAAGGTCTAGAAAGACgccttctacacagaaaaaaaatagacTTAATGTGAAagtattatgcaacctaaattttaggatacgcaatttacacaaaattaaggacacatttctttaaactaaaattcataatctttgttttaaatttaggacacaaatttgcaTTCCTCAGTTAAAGTCGTAAGAATCGTaagaacaacatttttgatttaaaaaaataactgagatattggatctttgaattaaatatagcaaaataaaaatagccTATTGTTCGTtttggagtttttgcatctttgtaaaacaaaaattcgataTAGCAGGtatgtattctaattttaaatgtGTAGAGCCTAGGTTGAATTCTATATAGCtccctaaaaaatgtttttagtttAGCATATTTGGGTcggagtcaataccaaaatccttaagggagccaccgtggtgcaatggttagcatggccgccatgcatacacaaggccgtgggttcgattcctacttcgaccgaacaccaaaaagtttttcagcggtggattatcccacctcagtaatgctggtgacatttctgagggtttcaaagcttctctaagtggtttcactgcaatgtggaacgccgttcggactcggctataaaaaggaggtcgcttgtcattgagcttaacatggaatcgggcagcactcagtgataagagagaagttcaccaatgt
It includes:
- the LOC142227981 gene encoding uncharacterized protein LOC142227981 codes for the protein MLSGSIPYGSAISGRQFGDRKRCIQLCCVMASLMIAGFWSTAGAKPTLTFTFPQGFQGFPTFSTFTQQIIENRSARQMKTYSGKRLTNDSLIMIYYHDSTIAVTELGPQKLLLGCELIEIYNEQEGKILLKSLSKYNRPLEIKFEEMLKLMRQCERVDKLTYSARNEGKSADTSTTDNSIGLNLATNIFPRSPLSILSGIIPGTKWCGTGDIAETYSDLGTETQMDRCCRQHDLCPVKIRALQKKYELNNESLYTKSHCICDDMLFSCLKKTNTSASQLMGSIYFNLVQVPCLAGENNRYQFRAAKEGF